Within the Fusobacterium sp. DD2 genome, the region ACTTTTCTGCTCCAAGATCAGCAGCAAATCCTGCTTCTGTAATTGTATAATCTGATAGTTTCATTGCCATCTTTGTAGCTAAAATTGAGTTACATCCATGTGCAATATTAGCAAATGGTCCACCGTGAATAAGTACTGGTGTATTTTCAAGTGTTTGCACAAGGTTTGGTCTTATTGCTTCTTTAAGTAGTGCTGTTACAGCTCCTTCAATATGTAAATCTCCAACTTTTAATGCTTTTCCATCTCTTGAATATGCAAATATCATATTCTTTATTTTATCTTTAAGATCCATTAAAGAGTTAGCAAGACATAAAGCTGCCATAATTTCAGATGCAACTGTTATTTGAAATGAGCTTTCTCTAGGAATTCCATTTGCCTTTCCACCAAGTCCAACTACTACTTGTCTTAAAGCTCTGTCATTCATATCTACTGCTCTTTTCCAACTTATTTTAGTAACATCAATGTTTAGAGCATTTCCTGAATTGAGATGGTTATCAATGCAAGCTGCAATAAGATTGTGTGCGGCACCTATTGCATGTAAATCCCCAGTAAAGTGAAGATTTATATCTTCCATAGGAATTACCTGTGCATAACCTCCTCCTGTTGCTCCTCCTTTGATTCCAAATACAGGTCCTAGTGAAGGCTCTCTCAATGCTGCCATTGATGATTTTCCCATCCTGTTCATAGCTTGAGTTAATCCTACTGTTACAGTAGATTTTCCTTCTCCTGCTGGTGTCGGTGTAATAGCTGTTACAAGTACAAGTTTCCCATCTTTTTTATGTTCTAATCTTTTTAAAACATTCAGATCAACTTTTGCCTTATACTTACCGTAAGTATCAATATCATCTTCTGAAAGTCCTAGTCTCTTAGCAATTTCTACTATTTTGACCATTTTAGCTTCCTGT harbors:
- a CDS encoding formate--tetrahydrofolate ligase — encoded protein: MKTDIQIAQEAKMVKIVEIAKRLGLSEDDIDTYGKYKAKVDLNVLKRLEHKKDGKLVLVTAITPTPAGEGKSTVTVGLTQAMNRMGKSSMAALREPSLGPVFGIKGGATGGGYAQVIPMEDINLHFTGDLHAIGAAHNLIAACIDNHLNSGNALNIDVTKISWKRAVDMNDRALRQVVVGLGGKANGIPRESSFQITVASEIMAALCLANSLMDLKDKIKNMIFAYSRDGKALKVGDLHIEGAVTALLKEAIRPNLVQTLENTPVLIHGGPFANIAHGCNSILATKMAMKLSDYTITEAGFAADLGAEKFLDIKCRKGNLKPNCIVVVATIRALKHHGGAIELKEENLDALEKGIENLDKHIENMQKYNVPVVVAINKFITDTDKEIEFIERHCKELNVPVALCEVWEKGGKGGEELAEKVIKEIDKGIDNFEPLYPLELSVKEKIEKICKEIYGASGVEFGKNAKKMLKTIEELGYENLPICISKTQKSLSDDAKLLGRPRDFVVTINELRISAGAGFIVAMAGDIIDMPGLPKKPAAELIDIDENGRIDGLF